Proteins from a single region of Amycolatopsis sp. CA-230715:
- a CDS encoding ABC transporter ATP-binding protein — protein MTDAALTVSGLEIAALTGTPILRGVSYEIAPGEVLALVGESGSGKTTAGLAALGHFRRGLAPTGGTVTIRPRDGDPVDVLALSERDRRALRGRTVSYIPQDPALSLNPGLRIGVQIAEVLETHHTGQSEQDRAARVAEVLAEVGLPGNAAYRKRYPHQLSGGQQQRVGIAMAFACRPAVVVLDEPTTGLDVTTQALVLDTIGSLAAEHGVASLYITHDLAVVGQIADRVAVMYRGEIVESGQAREVLHQPRHAYTRRLVDAVPDIDGDGTQREENPGAPLLAAKDISVAYGGHEVLRGVDFSLAPGESLLLLGESGSGKTTLSQCVSGLNTRYAGSVELDGVALAPSTADRTAGQRRDIQYVFQSPFSSLNPRRTIARSVEVPLARLTGLPKASRRERVAEVLDRVRLRPSLAHRLPDQLSGGERQRAAIARALVTTPRVLVCDEVTSALDVSVQATILDLLAELREELGMAMVFVTHNIALARHVADRVAVLDGGTIVETGTVADVLAAPSHPYTRELLENTPRL, from the coding sequence ATGACTGACGCCGCGCTGACGGTTTCCGGGCTCGAGATCGCCGCGCTCACCGGAACCCCGATCCTGCGCGGAGTCTCCTACGAGATCGCGCCGGGCGAGGTGCTCGCACTCGTCGGCGAATCGGGGTCCGGTAAGACGACCGCGGGCCTCGCGGCGCTGGGCCACTTCCGGCGCGGCCTCGCACCCACCGGGGGCACGGTCACCATCCGGCCGCGCGACGGTGACCCCGTCGACGTGCTCGCACTGTCCGAACGGGACCGCCGCGCTCTGCGCGGGCGCACGGTGTCCTACATCCCGCAGGACCCGGCGCTGTCGCTGAACCCCGGCCTGCGGATCGGCGTCCAGATCGCGGAGGTGCTCGAAACCCACCACACCGGACAGTCCGAACAGGACAGAGCGGCGCGGGTGGCCGAGGTGCTGGCCGAGGTCGGGCTGCCCGGCAACGCCGCGTACCGGAAGCGGTACCCGCACCAGCTCTCCGGTGGCCAGCAGCAGCGGGTCGGCATCGCGATGGCGTTCGCCTGCCGTCCGGCGGTGGTGGTACTGGACGAACCGACCACCGGGCTCGACGTGACGACCCAGGCGCTGGTGCTGGACACCATCGGCTCGCTGGCCGCCGAGCACGGGGTGGCGTCGCTCTACATCACCCACGATCTCGCGGTCGTCGGCCAGATCGCCGACCGGGTCGCGGTGATGTACCGCGGTGAGATCGTCGAATCCGGGCAGGCGCGGGAAGTCCTGCACCAGCCCCGGCACGCCTACACCCGACGGCTCGTCGACGCCGTGCCCGATATCGACGGCGACGGCACCCAGCGCGAGGAGAACCCCGGCGCGCCGCTGCTCGCCGCGAAGGACATTTCGGTCGCCTACGGCGGGCACGAAGTGCTGCGGGGGGTCGATTTTTCCCTCGCACCCGGGGAAAGCCTGCTACTGCTCGGCGAGTCGGGATCGGGGAAGACCACGCTTTCGCAGTGCGTGTCCGGTTTGAACACCCGCTACGCCGGTTCGGTCGAACTGGACGGGGTCGCGCTGGCACCGTCCACCGCGGACCGGACCGCGGGGCAACGGCGCGACATCCAGTACGTGTTCCAGAGCCCGTTCTCGTCGCTGAACCCGCGCCGCACCATCGCGCGCTCGGTCGAGGTCCCGCTCGCGCGGCTGACCGGGCTGCCGAAGGCGAGCAGGCGCGAGCGGGTCGCCGAGGTGCTCGACCGGGTGCGCCTGCGGCCGTCGCTCGCGCACCGGCTCCCCGACCAGCTCAGTGGCGGCGAACGCCAGCGCGCCGCGATCGCCCGCGCGCTCGTCACCACGCCGAGGGTGCTGGTGTGCGACGAGGTGACGAGCGCGCTCGACGTGTCCGTCCAGGCCACGATCCTCGACCTGCTGGCGGAACTGCGCGAAGAGCTCGGCATGGCGATGGTGTTCGTGACGCACAACATCGCCCTCGCGCGCCACGTCGCCGACCGCGTCGCGGTCCTCGACGGCGGGACGATCGTGGAGACCGGGACGGTCGCCGACGTGCTCGCCGCACCGTCCCACCCCTACACGCGCGAACTCCTCGAGAACACCCCTAGGCTGTAG
- a CDS encoding serine hydrolase domain-containing protein, translating into MKIHGTVEPGFEPVREVFAQQLADSLGGGAFAVLRRGVPVVDLWAGLADPRTDVPWRRDTLAPLFSGTKGIAATVVAALVGRGMLDHEERVATYWPEFAAAGKGDVRVHHIMAHTVGLPYVDPEPDGAFAVFDNDANAAALARQTPLWEPGTKVGYHALTYGYLVAELVRRATGRRLGTLVRELVTEPYQLDLHLGTPAELDERVAWVVRSPDYRISTFLHDEKRRGTIDRMYRLLLSEEDFPNAPEFRRAEHAGATGIGTARAMARLYDLLGAGRMIPVAGLEKAMRTFSDGFDALNDRPVHFGLGFELPDVVGTYGPVSVAFGHSGAGGGRHGSWPLHHVGFSFVTNEMRSEDQDGRARLLLEVLHEQLLAR; encoded by the coding sequence GTGAAGATCCACGGGACCGTCGAACCAGGATTCGAACCCGTCCGCGAGGTGTTCGCGCAGCAGCTCGCGGACTCGCTCGGCGGCGGCGCGTTCGCGGTGCTGCGGCGCGGTGTGCCGGTCGTGGACCTGTGGGCGGGACTGGCCGATCCGCGCACCGACGTGCCGTGGCGCCGCGACACGCTGGCGCCGTTGTTCTCCGGTACCAAGGGAATCGCCGCGACCGTGGTGGCCGCGCTCGTCGGCCGCGGCATGCTCGACCACGAGGAGCGGGTCGCCACCTACTGGCCCGAATTCGCCGCCGCGGGCAAGGGCGACGTGCGGGTGCACCACATCATGGCGCACACCGTCGGCCTCCCCTACGTCGATCCGGAACCCGATGGCGCGTTCGCGGTGTTCGACAACGACGCGAACGCGGCCGCGCTCGCGAGGCAGACACCGTTGTGGGAACCGGGAACCAAGGTCGGCTACCACGCGCTGACCTACGGCTACCTGGTCGCCGAGCTGGTCCGGCGCGCCACCGGGCGGCGCCTTGGCACGCTCGTCCGCGAGCTGGTCACCGAGCCCTACCAGCTCGACCTGCACCTGGGCACCCCCGCCGAACTGGACGAGCGCGTCGCCTGGGTGGTCCGCTCGCCGGACTACCGGATCAGCACGTTCCTGCACGACGAGAAGCGCCGCGGGACGATCGACCGGATGTACCGGCTGCTGCTGTCCGAAGAGGACTTCCCCAACGCACCCGAGTTCCGCAGGGCCGAGCACGCCGGTGCCACCGGGATCGGCACCGCGCGCGCGATGGCCCGCCTCTACGACCTGCTCGGCGCGGGCAGGATGATCCCGGTGGCCGGGCTGGAAAAGGCGATGCGCACCTTCTCCGACGGCTTCGACGCGCTCAACGACCGCCCTGTCCACTTCGGACTCGGCTTCGAGCTGCCCGACGTCGTCGGCACCTACGGCCCGGTGTCCGTCGCGTTCGGGCACTCCGGCGCAGGCGGCGGGCGGCACGGGAGCTGGCCGCTGCACCACGTCGGCTTTTCGTTCGTGACCAACGAAATGCGCTCGGAGGACCAGGACGGTCGTGCCCGGCTGCTGCTGGAAGTCCTGCACGAACAACTGCTGGCGCGCTGA
- a CDS encoding LLM class flavin-dependent oxidoreductase, protein MSVRLHWFLPTTGDGRTIVERFHANRSLGPAAQRPPDIDYLAQIARAAEQLGFEGALTPTGTWCEDAWLTTAALIRETNRLKFLVAFRPGVISPTLAAQMAGTYQRISRGRLLLNIVTGGDAVEQRRFGDWHDHDARYARTGEFLSILRGVWSGEPFDFAGEHLEVEGATTLAAPDPVPEVYFGGSSPAALPVAARHADVYLTWGEPPSQVAEKIGKVRELAEEQGRTVRFGVRLHTISRDTSAEAWAEAQKMLDALSPDQVAKAQQQLAASGSVGQRRMVALHGGALDAGVRGLEIHPNLWAGVGLVRGGAGTALVGSHEEVADLIEEYHAHGVEEFVLSGYPHLEEAYWFGEGVRPVLASRGLLDGVPALRPARPEGAVSAQ, encoded by the coding sequence ATGAGCGTGCGGCTGCACTGGTTCCTGCCCACCACCGGCGACGGCCGGACGATCGTGGAACGCTTCCACGCCAACCGGTCGCTCGGCCCGGCGGCGCAGCGGCCCCCGGACATCGACTACCTCGCCCAGATCGCCCGCGCGGCCGAGCAACTGGGATTCGAAGGTGCGTTGACGCCCACCGGCACCTGGTGCGAGGACGCCTGGCTGACCACCGCCGCGCTGATCAGGGAGACGAACCGGCTGAAGTTCCTGGTCGCGTTCCGCCCGGGTGTCATCTCGCCGACGCTGGCAGCCCAGATGGCGGGCACCTACCAGCGGATCTCGCGGGGCAGGCTGCTGCTCAACATCGTCACCGGCGGCGACGCGGTGGAGCAGCGGCGGTTCGGCGACTGGCACGACCACGACGCGCGCTACGCGCGGACCGGGGAGTTCCTGTCGATCCTGCGGGGCGTGTGGTCCGGCGAGCCGTTCGACTTCGCGGGCGAGCACCTCGAGGTCGAAGGGGCGACGACGCTGGCCGCGCCGGATCCGGTGCCGGAGGTCTATTTCGGCGGCTCCTCGCCCGCCGCGCTTCCCGTCGCCGCGCGGCACGCCGACGTCTACCTCACCTGGGGCGAACCGCCGTCGCAGGTCGCGGAAAAGATCGGGAAGGTGCGCGAACTGGCCGAGGAGCAGGGCCGCACGGTCCGCTTCGGTGTCCGGTTGCACACGATCTCCCGCGACACCTCGGCGGAAGCGTGGGCGGAGGCGCAGAAGATGCTCGACGCGCTCAGCCCGGACCAGGTGGCGAAGGCACAGCAGCAGCTCGCGGCGAGCGGGTCGGTGGGGCAGCGCCGGATGGTGGCGCTGCACGGCGGCGCGCTGGACGCCGGGGTGCGCGGGCTCGAGATCCACCCGAACCTGTGGGCCGGGGTCGGGCTGGTGCGCGGCGGCGCCGGGACCGCGCTGGTCGGCAGCCACGAGGAGGTCGCGGACCTGATCGAGGAGTACCACGCGCACGGCGTCGAAGAGTTCGTGCTGTCCGGGTATCCGCATCTCGAAGAGGCGTACTGGTTCGGCGAGGGGGTGCGGCCCGTGCTCGCGAGCAGGGGGCTGCTCGACGGCGTTCCCGCCCTGCGTCCCGCCCGTCCGGAAGGCGCGGTCTCGGCACAGTAG
- a CDS encoding ABC transporter substrate-binding protein: protein MRSRNWSAVFAAVLAAAGVAACGASQPGAAPVPAEVSKAELAKVTLKVGDQKGGAKSLLTAAGLLADVPYKIEWSTFTSGPPLLEAASANAIDVGRVGNTPPIFAAGAHAKIAAVGVAKGPVEDDAILVPSDSPLKTGADLRGKTIGVAKGSSAHGQVLYSLRRAGLSTKDVKLSFLQPSEAYAAFNQHQIDAWAVWDPYTAQAQLETHARALVDGRGVANGYVFDVAGKEALADPGRNTALRDYVTRVAKARLWANTHRAEWAKAWAAETGLKPEVAAAAAERGVELPVPLDDAVTRSEQELADAFSDDKILPGKVDFAALVDKRYAEALAAVGNP, encoded by the coding sequence ATGCGTTCGCGTAACTGGAGTGCGGTGTTCGCGGCCGTCCTCGCCGCGGCGGGCGTCGCCGCGTGCGGCGCGAGCCAGCCCGGTGCCGCGCCGGTGCCAGCCGAGGTGAGCAAGGCCGAGCTGGCGAAGGTGACCCTGAAGGTCGGTGACCAGAAGGGCGGCGCGAAATCCCTGCTCACCGCCGCGGGCCTGCTCGCCGACGTGCCGTACAAGATCGAATGGTCCACCTTCACCTCGGGGCCGCCGTTGCTCGAAGCGGCGTCGGCGAACGCGATCGACGTCGGCAGGGTGGGCAACACGCCGCCTATCTTCGCCGCGGGCGCGCACGCCAAGATCGCCGCGGTCGGCGTCGCCAAGGGACCGGTCGAGGACGACGCGATCCTCGTGCCCTCGGACTCGCCGCTGAAGACCGGCGCCGATCTGCGGGGCAAGACGATCGGCGTGGCGAAGGGCAGTTCCGCGCACGGCCAGGTGCTGTACTCGCTGCGCAGGGCCGGACTGTCCACAAAGGACGTCAAGCTGTCGTTCCTGCAGCCGTCCGAGGCGTACGCCGCGTTCAACCAGCACCAGATCGACGCATGGGCGGTCTGGGACCCCTACACCGCGCAGGCGCAGCTCGAAACGCACGCGCGGGCGCTCGTCGATGGCCGTGGCGTGGCCAACGGGTACGTCTTCGACGTGGCGGGGAAGGAGGCGCTCGCCGATCCCGGCCGGAACACCGCGCTGCGCGACTACGTGACGCGCGTGGCCAAGGCCAGGTTGTGGGCGAACACCCATCGCGCCGAATGGGCGAAGGCGTGGGCCGCCGAGACCGGGCTGAAGCCGGAGGTCGCCGCGGCCGCCGCCGAGCGCGGCGTGGAGCTGCCGGTGCCGCTCGACGACGCGGTCACGCGCTCGGAACAGGAACTCGCCGACGCGTTCAGCGACGACAAGATCCTGCCGGGCAAGGTCGACTTCGCCGCGCTCGTCGACAAGCGGTACGCCGAGGCGCTCGCCGCCGTCGGCAACCCCTGA
- a CDS encoding ABC transporter ATP-binding protein — protein MASVKVTGLTKRFGDRTVLNGLDLTIARGEFVALLGRSGSGKSTLLRVLARLDRDIEGAAEVDGTVSVAFQQPRLLPWRRVWRNVVLGLHTPDANRERAVRALDEVRLAEHADDWPRTLSGGEAQRLSLARALVREPDLLLLDEPFGALDALTRLTMHRLVEDLWRRHSPSVLLVTHDVDEALLLADRVLVLDDGRIVAEHLLGHPRPRRLAEHFDVRARVLTDLGVSEDAFA, from the coding sequence ATGGCGAGCGTGAAGGTCACCGGCCTGACCAAGCGGTTCGGCGACCGGACCGTCCTCAACGGACTCGATCTCACCATCGCGCGGGGCGAGTTCGTCGCACTGCTCGGCCGGAGCGGGTCCGGCAAGTCGACGCTGCTGCGGGTGCTCGCCCGGCTGGACCGCGACATCGAAGGTGCGGCCGAGGTGGACGGCACCGTGTCGGTCGCCTTCCAGCAGCCGAGGCTGCTGCCGTGGCGGCGCGTCTGGCGGAACGTCGTGCTGGGGCTGCACACGCCGGACGCGAACCGGGAGCGGGCGGTGCGCGCGCTCGACGAAGTCCGGCTCGCCGAGCACGCCGACGACTGGCCGCGCACCCTGTCCGGTGGTGAAGCGCAGCGGCTTTCCCTTGCCAGGGCGTTGGTGCGCGAGCCCGATCTGCTGTTGCTCGACGAGCCGTTCGGGGCACTCGACGCCCTCACCCGGCTGACGATGCACCGCCTCGTCGAAGACCTGTGGCGCCGCCATTCCCCGTCGGTGCTGCTGGTCACCCACGACGTCGACGAGGCGCTGCTGCTCGCCGACCGCGTCCTCGTGCTCGACGACGGCCGGATCGTCGCCGAGCACCTGCTCGGCCACCCCCGGCCACGGCGGCTGGCCGAGCACTTCGATGTCCGTGCCCGTGTGCTGACCGATTTGGGAGTGTCCGAAGATGCGTTCGCGTAA
- a CDS encoding ABC transporter permease: protein MSISTTGVLARPETAADPPAPRVRRRWRPDLRRWISPIALIAVWQVAGGTGVLPPDKLSSPWTVAQAGAELVSDGELGSAFAVSITRVGAGFAIGAVAGLLLGIVAGLSRWGEALVDPPVQMLRTLPFLGLIPLFILWFGIGEEPKIALVALGVAFPLYLNTHAGIRGVDGQLVEATTVLGFTRLERLWHVVLPGALPSALVGLRQSLGLAWLALIVGETVNADAGLGYLINNAREFLRTDVIVVGLAVYAILGLVTDALVRLIERRALRWRA from the coding sequence GTGTCGATTTCCACCACGGGCGTTCTCGCGCGCCCGGAAACCGCCGCTGACCCGCCCGCGCCGCGAGTGCGCCGGCGCTGGCGCCCCGACCTGCGCCGCTGGATCAGCCCGATCGCGCTCATCGCGGTGTGGCAGGTGGCCGGCGGCACCGGCGTGCTGCCGCCGGACAAGCTGAGCTCCCCGTGGACGGTCGCGCAGGCGGGCGCGGAACTCGTCTCCGACGGCGAACTCGGCTCGGCCTTCGCGGTGTCCATCACGAGAGTCGGCGCCGGGTTCGCCATCGGCGCGGTGGCCGGATTGCTGCTGGGCATCGTCGCGGGGCTTTCCCGCTGGGGAGAAGCGCTCGTCGACCCGCCGGTGCAGATGCTGCGCACCCTGCCGTTCCTCGGGCTCATCCCGCTGTTCATCCTGTGGTTCGGGATCGGCGAAGAACCGAAGATCGCGCTCGTCGCGCTCGGTGTCGCGTTCCCGCTGTACCTCAACACCCACGCCGGGATCCGCGGTGTCGACGGTCAGCTCGTCGAGGCCACCACCGTGCTCGGCTTCACCCGGCTCGAACGGCTCTGGCACGTGGTCCTGCCCGGTGCCCTGCCCTCGGCGCTGGTCGGCCTCCGGCAGTCGCTCGGGCTCGCGTGGCTCGCGCTGATCGTGGGGGAGACGGTCAACGCCGACGCCGGGCTCGGCTACCTGATCAACAACGCGCGCGAGTTCCTGCGCACCGACGTGATCGTGGTCGGCCTCGCGGTGTACGCGATCCTCGGGCTGGTGACCGACGCGCTGGTGAGGCTCATCGAACGGAGGGCGTTGCGATGGCGAGCGTGA
- a CDS encoding TIGR03086 family metal-binding protein codes for MALSDRPAERHREISREFTERVRGTRSWDVPSPVAAWTARDVVRHLVEWFPPFLQAGSGVELPCGPSVDEDPVGAWQTHRAAVQALLDDPATVERRFADPHIGELPLDRAIDQFYTADVFMHTWDLARATGQDDHLDPEFCAQLLAGMEPMDQLMRSSGQYGSRFPVTDDADARTRLLGFIGRDPEWTPVGPS; via the coding sequence ATGGCACTGTCTGACCGTCCTGCCGAGCGGCATCGAGAGATCAGCCGGGAGTTCACCGAACGCGTCCGCGGTACCCGGTCGTGGGACGTGCCGTCACCGGTCGCGGCGTGGACCGCCCGCGACGTGGTGCGCCATCTGGTGGAGTGGTTCCCGCCGTTCCTGCAAGCCGGATCCGGCGTGGAGTTGCCGTGCGGGCCGTCGGTCGACGAAGACCCGGTCGGCGCGTGGCAGACGCACCGTGCCGCTGTGCAGGCGTTGCTCGACGACCCAGCCACCGTCGAGCGGCGATTCGCCGACCCGCACATCGGCGAGCTGCCCCTGGACCGCGCGATCGACCAGTTCTACACCGCCGACGTGTTCATGCACACCTGGGATCTCGCCCGGGCCACCGGCCAGGACGACCACCTCGATCCGGAGTTCTGCGCCCAGTTGCTGGCCGGGATGGAGCCGATGGATCAGCTCATGCGGTCCTCCGGGCAATACGGTTCCCGGTTCCCGGTGACGGACGACGCGGACGCGCGGACGAGGCTGCTGGGCTTCATCGGCCGGGATCCGGAGTGGACACCCGTGGGCCCCAGCTAG
- the folP gene encoding dihydropteroate synthase: MAIINRTPDSFYDRGATFADPAALAAVDRAVDDGADIVDIGGVKAGPGGDVDVAEEIRRVVPFVAEIRRRHPELVISVDTWRHEVGGPACEAGADLLNDTWAGADPELAAVAAEYGAGYVCSHTGGAVPRTRPFRVRYEDVVADVIEETTRRAEEVVALGVPRAGVLIDPTHDFGKNTWHSLALLRHADRLAATGWPVLMALSNKDFVGETLGVELAERVDGTLAATALAAHDGAAVFRVHEVRRTRHVLEMVASIAGRRPPSVTVRGLA, encoded by the coding sequence ATGGCGATCATCAACCGCACCCCCGACTCGTTCTACGACCGCGGTGCCACCTTCGCCGACCCGGCCGCGCTCGCGGCGGTCGACAGGGCGGTCGACGACGGCGCGGACATCGTCGACATCGGCGGCGTCAAGGCGGGCCCCGGCGGCGATGTGGACGTCGCCGAGGAGATCCGGCGCGTGGTGCCCTTCGTCGCCGAGATCCGGCGCCGCCACCCCGAGCTGGTGATCAGCGTCGACACCTGGCGCCACGAGGTCGGCGGGCCCGCGTGCGAGGCCGGGGCGGATCTGCTGAACGACACCTGGGCGGGCGCGGACCCGGAGCTGGCGGCCGTCGCGGCCGAGTACGGCGCGGGGTACGTCTGTTCGCACACCGGGGGAGCGGTGCCGAGGACGCGCCCGTTCCGCGTCCGCTACGAAGACGTGGTGGCGGACGTCATCGAGGAGACCACGCGACGCGCGGAGGAGGTCGTCGCGCTCGGGGTGCCCCGCGCCGGCGTGCTGATCGACCCGACCCACGACTTCGGGAAGAACACCTGGCACAGCCTCGCACTGCTGCGCCACGCCGACCGGCTCGCGGCGACCGGCTGGCCGGTGCTGATGGCACTGTCCAACAAGGACTTCGTCGGGGAGACGCTCGGCGTGGAACTGGCCGAGCGGGTGGACGGCACGCTGGCGGCGACCGCGCTCGCGGCGCACGACGGCGCGGCCGTGTTCCGCGTGCACGAGGTGCGGCGGACACGGCACGTGCTGGAGATGGTGGCGTCGATCGCGGGACGGCGCCCGCCCTCGGTCACGGTGCGCGGCCTCGCCTGA